In one window of Neisseria subflava DNA:
- a CDS encoding type VI secretion system baseplate subunit TssF, whose product MNNKLLSYYNKELTFLKEMGKEFAAQYPKIASRLALDTTDIPDPYVERLLEGVSFLTARTQLKLDAEYPRFVQRILEVVYPDFINQKPAAAIVNLEPTSQYNADVINLLERGKILRSLPIDEFKVSCPFSVTKTTEILPLRIEKAKYTDSIGYLPNTLPALKKSPGKKVQSALRLDFSLSVPGACSEMLPDELSIFLGTELSKSSSLLFLLASECLGVVCHSYENPKQWFYPLPTTPEHRGFREDEALSFNLDKSVSAFRIMQEYSRLPEKFLFVSQKNIKQAVQQAEKKGHLPKVPEHLEEIVNDKGVNKKIITYRKRYFSLSFLFSNKIPELTELISVDDFSVNAVPVVNLFRKKSSRFPVNIQDQEHHVVIDRTQPLNYEVYAIEQVKGFDTNNLQTVVFSPMYKAPDIGLFPEAQTQHAYFSARRADRVPSENSAKNGFRSSYLGSEVFLSLANNQNYAFNSNIQHLSVDAWCTSRDLPLIMPRDGESDFLIEGFLPVKSIKLISKLTRPQEAVSEDRTLWSFLNQLSLNYLSLLNTDKEDAPVALKELLTVFVSSESDLLKKQIESITRVETSIINKVVRHYGVAAPIRGINITVTLDEAQLGGVHPFLFGSVLNHYFRRLVSINSFVQLRIDTLQQGHIATWPSEIGERMII is encoded by the coding sequence TTGAATAATAAATTACTGTCTTACTACAACAAAGAGCTAACTTTTCTAAAGGAAATGGGTAAAGAGTTTGCAGCCCAATATCCTAAGATAGCCTCAAGATTAGCCTTAGATACAACTGATATTCCTGACCCCTATGTTGAAAGACTCTTGGAAGGGGTAAGCTTTCTTACCGCACGCACCCAACTTAAACTGGATGCGGAGTATCCTCGTTTTGTCCAAAGAATCTTAGAAGTTGTTTATCCTGACTTCATCAATCAAAAACCGGCTGCAGCTATCGTCAATTTAGAACCTACCAGTCAATATAACGCTGATGTGATCAATCTACTAGAACGAGGCAAAATATTAAGGTCTCTGCCCATTGACGAATTTAAAGTCAGTTGTCCATTTTCTGTAACTAAAACTACTGAAATTTTGCCACTTCGTATTGAAAAAGCCAAATACACTGACTCAATAGGTTATTTGCCAAACACACTCCCTGCGCTCAAAAAATCCCCTGGTAAGAAAGTACAATCTGCCTTACGTTTGGATTTTTCATTGAGCGTACCAGGCGCATGTTCAGAGATGTTGCCAGATGAATTATCTATATTTTTAGGTACAGAACTTTCCAAATCCTCTTCATTGCTGTTTCTATTGGCTTCTGAATGCTTGGGTGTTGTTTGCCACAGTTACGAAAATCCAAAACAATGGTTTTACCCATTGCCTACTACACCAGAACATCGTGGTTTTCGAGAAGATGAAGCCTTATCATTTAATCTAGATAAATCGGTGAGTGCATTCCGAATTATGCAGGAGTATTCACGCCTACCAGAAAAGTTTCTATTTGTTTCTCAAAAAAATATTAAACAAGCCGTCCAACAAGCCGAGAAAAAAGGACATTTACCTAAAGTACCTGAACATTTAGAGGAAATCGTAAACGATAAGGGAGTCAATAAAAAAATTATTACTTATCGTAAACGCTATTTTAGTCTTTCATTTTTATTCAGTAATAAAATACCTGAATTAACTGAGCTGATCAGTGTGGATGATTTTTCTGTAAATGCCGTACCAGTCGTTAACTTATTCAGAAAAAAAAGCTCACGCTTCCCGGTAAATATTCAAGATCAGGAGCACCATGTCGTTATCGACCGTACTCAGCCCCTGAATTATGAAGTCTACGCTATCGAGCAAGTAAAAGGCTTTGATACTAACAACCTTCAAACCGTAGTATTTTCACCGATGTACAAAGCACCGGATATAGGCCTCTTTCCTGAGGCCCAAACTCAACATGCTTATTTTTCTGCTCGTCGTGCTGATAGAGTACCATCCGAAAACTCAGCTAAAAATGGTTTTCGCTCTTCCTATTTAGGTAGTGAGGTATTTTTATCTCTTGCTAATAATCAGAATTACGCCTTTAATTCAAACATACAACACCTTTCTGTCGATGCTTGGTGTACAAGCAGAGATTTGCCTCTAATCATGCCTCGAGACGGAGAATCTGACTTTCTTATTGAGGGATTTTTGCCAGTCAAATCGATTAAACTGATTTCTAAATTAACAAGGCCTCAAGAAGCAGTAAGTGAAGATAGGACACTTTGGTCATTTTTAAATCAATTGAGCTTAAATTACCTATCTCTTTTGAATACTGATAAAGAAGATGCACCTGTTGCTTTGAAAGAGCTTTTAACAGTATTTGTTTCTTCTGAAAGCGATTTACTGAAAAAACAGATTGAATCAATTACACGAGTTGAAACCTCAATTATTAACAAAGTAGTCCGTCATTATGGAGTTGCAGCCCCTATCAGAGGAATCAACATTACCGTTACACTGGATGAAGCTCAATTAGGCGGCGTTCATCCTTTCCTATTTGGATCAGTTTTAAACCATTATTTCCGACGCTTGGTGTCTATTAACTCATTTGTACAACTGCGAATTGATACGCTCCAGCAAGGTCATATTGCTACTTGGCCGTCTGAAATTGGGGAGAGAATGATTATATGA
- the tssK gene encoding type VI secretion system baseplate subunit TssK, producing the protein MAIEAKVVWSEGIFITPQHFQQFERYLESGLRQLAVSKEGYFWGFSSLVLNSDGLKRGVLGIREAEGIFPDGSIFVFSQKQLENLSLKVPANIKDTKVCLAITLPSSVNNEIDFLNQNSSANSYRYKAFEKTLADTTNSELDGRQITLADLNPTLILENDLTSNQTALPIAVIRSSSADFEIILDESYIPPSLGSQKQHHLKAYISEIYGLLMQKSNSLANAVNDPNTGGSVEVMDFMMLQTINRYLAYLHHENEGARQTHPEQLFVNLSKLCADLMTFLPSRKVGDIPIYEHNDLASCFGKLFFNLRKSLSIVLEQRAIRIPLDLRDEATRVAQTPDQSLLDKASFVLAIKADMPNEALRQKIPSVVKIGTVEKVKELVAYHLPGIKVHALSVAPRELPYHSGYVYFELDKKHELWDMFDTSSGMAFHLAGNFPNLDVEFWAIKSLS; encoded by the coding sequence ATGGCAATTGAAGCAAAAGTAGTTTGGTCAGAAGGAATCTTTATTACTCCTCAGCATTTCCAGCAATTTGAACGTTATCTTGAGTCAGGATTACGTCAACTTGCTGTTTCTAAAGAAGGTTATTTTTGGGGATTTTCATCTTTAGTACTGAATTCAGACGGCCTCAAACGTGGTGTGCTCGGTATTCGTGAAGCAGAAGGTATTTTTCCTGATGGCTCTATATTTGTGTTTTCCCAAAAACAACTTGAAAATTTAAGCTTAAAAGTACCTGCAAACATAAAAGATACCAAAGTTTGCTTAGCTATTACTCTGCCATCGTCTGTCAATAATGAGATTGACTTTCTAAATCAAAACTCTTCTGCTAACTCTTACCGATATAAAGCATTTGAGAAAACCCTTGCAGATACAACTAACTCCGAATTAGACGGTCGCCAAATTACATTAGCAGATCTTAATCCCACATTGATTTTAGAAAATGATTTAACTAGCAATCAAACCGCCCTTCCTATTGCAGTTATCCGATCCAGTTCAGCAGACTTTGAAATCATTCTAGACGAATCATATATTCCTCCTTCCCTAGGAAGCCAAAAGCAACACCACCTAAAAGCTTATATTTCGGAAATATATGGCTTATTAATGCAAAAAAGCAATAGTCTAGCTAACGCCGTAAACGATCCGAATACCGGAGGTTCTGTTGAAGTAATGGACTTTATGATGCTTCAAACTATCAATCGGTACTTGGCTTATTTGCATCATGAAAATGAAGGCGCTCGCCAAACTCATCCAGAACAATTATTTGTCAACTTATCAAAATTATGTGCTGATTTAATGACTTTCCTTCCTTCACGTAAGGTAGGTGATATTCCTATTTATGAACACAATGATCTAGCATCATGTTTTGGTAAATTATTTTTTAACTTGCGCAAATCACTGTCTATTGTTCTTGAACAAAGAGCAATTAGAATTCCACTAGATTTGCGTGATGAAGCAACTCGAGTTGCTCAAACTCCTGATCAAAGCTTACTGGATAAAGCTTCATTTGTCTTAGCCATCAAAGCTGATATGCCCAACGAAGCCTTGCGCCAAAAAATTCCAAGTGTAGTAAAAATAGGTACTGTAGAAAAAGTTAAGGAATTGGTTGCTTACCATTTACCTGGAATTAAAGTTCATGCGTTATCCGTGGCACCAAGAGAATTACCATACCATAGTGGTTATGTTTATTTTGAATTAGATAAAAAACATGAATTATGGGATATGTTTGATACTTCCTCAGGTATGGCTTTCCATTTAGCTGGTAATTTCCCTAATTTAGATGTTGAGTTTTGGGCGATTAAGTCTTTAAGTTAA
- the tssH gene encoding type VI secretion system ATPase TssH, whose product MSNISRSVLFGKLNTTLYKTLENAYTFCRLRENSYVELVHWLHSLLQTEKTDIFYLINQFNLDEAKVRKDVLAAVEKLPVGATAVIDFSEHIQTLVEQTWTYSSLKFGTDKIRTAHIFYTMLQNKTLQGILANISSEFLKIKPETLANNIIAITANSEENLDVTQNALSSEPNATHKESALAKYGSNLTEKAKNGEIDPITGRDTEIRQMIDILMRRRQNNPILTGEAGVGKTAVVEALALRLAAGDVPPGLKDVQLILLDIGLLKAGASVSGEFESRLRAVMDEVESSPTPIVLFIDEIHTLIGAGGAAGTGDAANLLKPALARGKLRTIGATTWAEYKKYFEKDPALTRRFQVVQVDEPDEEKAINMLRALNASLEKHHNVIILDEAIQAAVKLSHRYIPARQLPDKAVGLIDTACARVAVSQHAVPGSIEYLRKKLEALKLEQANLEREKKLSFDSEARITNIGKELTEVESRLKKLEDRWKSEADLVAELLAVREQIMQVEQKTTDEENKQLRARQKELVTKLKKLQDVQPLVMPLVDSRTVADVVADWTGIPVGKMVKDEVEAVLQLADTLNKRIIGQRHGLDAIARRIQTSRANLDNPNKPIGVFMLAGPSGVGKTETALALADTLYGGEQNVITINMSEYQEAHTVSTLKGAPPGYVGYGEGGVLTEAVRRKPYSVVLLDEVEKAHPDVHEIFFQVFDKGWMEDGEGRYIDFKNTIIILTTNVGTDLIMDMCDDPEMLPTPEGLTKALRTPLLKTFPAALLGRMQIIPYYPLSDNMLSKIVELQLNRIVKRIKDNHGIDLHYTPEVLKLITSRCTEVESGGRMIDAILTNTVLPQISQELLTCATQGKQVLSINIDASNHDFNYQYKYKLRKKNTL is encoded by the coding sequence ATGTCAAACATCAGCCGCAGTGTATTATTTGGTAAATTAAATACTACCTTATATAAAACTTTGGAAAATGCCTATACCTTCTGTCGTCTTCGAGAAAACAGCTATGTTGAATTAGTACACTGGCTACACTCTCTACTTCAAACTGAAAAAACAGATATCTTCTACCTGATAAATCAGTTTAACTTAGATGAAGCCAAAGTACGAAAAGATGTATTGGCTGCAGTAGAAAAACTGCCTGTTGGTGCTACTGCCGTTATTGACTTCTCCGAACATATCCAAACCCTTGTCGAACAAACTTGGACATACAGTTCACTAAAATTTGGTACAGACAAAATCCGTACAGCTCATATTTTCTATACCATGCTGCAAAATAAGACTTTGCAGGGTATTTTGGCCAATATTTCATCTGAATTCCTGAAAATCAAACCGGAAACATTGGCAAACAATATTATTGCTATTACTGCTAACTCTGAAGAAAATCTTGATGTTACCCAGAATGCCTTATCTTCTGAGCCTAATGCTACTCACAAAGAAAGTGCCTTAGCTAAATACGGCAGCAACCTTACCGAAAAGGCTAAAAATGGCGAAATAGATCCAATCACAGGCCGAGACACTGAAATCAGACAAATGATTGACATCCTAATGCGTCGCCGTCAAAACAACCCAATTCTTACAGGTGAAGCCGGTGTTGGTAAGACTGCTGTGGTTGAAGCTTTGGCATTACGTTTAGCTGCCGGGGATGTCCCTCCTGGATTGAAAGACGTTCAATTAATTCTATTGGATATCGGCTTACTCAAAGCTGGTGCCAGTGTTAGCGGAGAATTTGAATCACGCCTCCGAGCAGTTATGGACGAAGTAGAATCCAGTCCAACCCCAATCGTGCTATTCATCGACGAAATCCATACTTTAATTGGTGCTGGTGGCGCTGCCGGTACTGGTGATGCTGCCAACTTACTCAAACCTGCATTAGCTCGTGGCAAACTTCGTACTATTGGTGCAACCACATGGGCAGAATACAAAAAATATTTTGAAAAAGATCCTGCCCTAACTCGGCGCTTCCAAGTTGTACAAGTAGATGAACCCGATGAAGAAAAAGCCATCAACATGCTTAGAGCATTGAATGCTTCTCTAGAAAAACACCATAATGTGATCATTCTTGATGAAGCAATCCAGGCTGCTGTAAAACTTTCCCACCGCTATATTCCAGCACGTCAGCTCCCTGATAAAGCTGTCGGCTTGATTGATACTGCCTGCGCACGTGTTGCAGTCAGCCAACATGCTGTGCCTGGCAGTATTGAATATCTACGCAAGAAGTTAGAAGCATTAAAACTTGAGCAAGCAAATTTAGAACGTGAGAAGAAACTCAGTTTCGACTCTGAAGCTCGGATCACAAATATTGGTAAAGAATTAACTGAGGTTGAAAGCCGTCTGAAAAAATTAGAAGACAGATGGAAATCTGAAGCAGACTTGGTTGCAGAGCTATTAGCTGTACGTGAACAAATCATGCAGGTTGAACAAAAAACAACCGATGAAGAAAACAAACAGTTGCGCGCCCGCCAAAAAGAGCTGGTTACTAAATTGAAAAAACTGCAAGATGTCCAACCTCTAGTTATGCCGTTAGTAGACAGTCGGACAGTTGCTGACGTTGTAGCAGACTGGACAGGAATCCCTGTCGGAAAAATGGTGAAAGACGAAGTAGAGGCTGTATTACAACTTGCTGACACCTTAAATAAACGCATCATCGGCCAACGCCACGGTTTGGATGCGATTGCCCGCCGTATTCAAACTTCACGCGCAAATCTAGACAATCCCAACAAGCCTATTGGTGTTTTCATGCTTGCAGGTCCTTCCGGTGTAGGTAAAACAGAAACTGCTCTAGCTCTAGCCGATACATTATATGGTGGTGAACAAAATGTAATTACCATCAACATGAGTGAATATCAAGAAGCTCATACTGTATCCACTTTGAAAGGAGCTCCTCCAGGTTATGTTGGCTATGGTGAAGGTGGCGTATTGACTGAAGCTGTACGTCGCAAACCTTACAGTGTTGTCTTGCTCGATGAAGTAGAAAAAGCACATCCAGATGTGCATGAAATCTTTTTCCAAGTATTCGACAAAGGCTGGATGGAAGATGGTGAGGGTCGCTATATCGACTTTAAAAATACCATTATCATTCTTACCACCAACGTTGGTACAGATTTAATTATGGATATGTGTGATGACCCCGAAATGTTACCTACCCCAGAAGGCCTAACTAAAGCCCTGCGTACTCCCCTGCTGAAAACTTTCCCAGCTGCTTTATTAGGCCGGATGCAAATTATTCCTTACTATCCGCTATCCGATAATATGCTTTCAAAAATTGTTGAATTGCAATTAAATCGTATCGTAAAACGCATTAAAGATAATCATGGCATCGACCTACACTATACCCCTGAAGTGTTAAAACTAATCACTTCACGTTGTACAGAAGTTGAATCAGGTGGCCGCATGATCGATGCGATTCTTACCAATACGGTTCTACCACAAATCAGCCAAGAACTACTTACTTGTGCAACACAGGGAAAACAAGTTTTGAGCATAAATATTGACGCGAGTAATCATGACTTCAATTACCAATATAAATATAAACTTAGAAAGAAAAATACTTTATAA
- the tssG gene encoding type VI secretion system baseplate subunit TssG, whose protein sequence is MSPVNPKTDFGDSLDNAWDEKLTVFLNKVSSQPYKYDYFSLLRQLESVKFITSGQILGKAISPKMEKIRIRQNPSLTFAPRNLQSVTLSPHYVEISINGFGLFGPSGPLPLHLTEYAYERQHQHGDRAWTGFANMLQHRLAILFYRAWANAQSITSLDKNAEDRFGKYIASFNGLNIPTTYHKGLIHEFAKRYFSGLLIKQSRSAVNLQQLLTRYFQVPVNIQTNVGYWVEVEEEKTQIGIMGNYTLGDGLLLGDKLYDVQSKFRIIIGPLTLSAYQSFFKDGINTARLQEWVRLFAAEEYEWDIQPILMQKEVPLMDLGGNTRLGLSTWLGNVSRNAEDLIVSNH, encoded by the coding sequence ATGAGTCCAGTTAACCCTAAAACAGATTTTGGTGACTCATTAGACAATGCTTGGGATGAAAAACTTACAGTCTTTTTAAATAAAGTTTCCTCTCAACCGTATAAGTATGATTATTTTTCACTCTTGCGCCAGCTTGAGTCCGTTAAATTTATTACTAGTGGGCAAATATTAGGCAAAGCTATTAGCCCAAAAATGGAGAAAATAAGGATCCGCCAAAATCCTTCGCTTACTTTTGCCCCACGCAATCTCCAATCGGTAACCTTATCACCACATTATGTAGAAATTTCCATTAATGGATTTGGTCTGTTTGGCCCATCTGGCCCACTACCTCTACATTTAACCGAGTATGCTTATGAACGCCAACATCAACACGGTGACCGGGCATGGACCGGTTTTGCAAATATGTTGCAACACCGCCTGGCTATCTTATTCTATCGAGCGTGGGCAAATGCCCAAAGCATTACATCTTTAGATAAAAATGCTGAAGACCGCTTCGGAAAATACATTGCCAGTTTTAATGGCCTTAATATTCCGACCACATATCACAAAGGTTTAATCCACGAATTTGCTAAACGCTATTTTTCCGGTCTATTGATAAAACAAAGCCGATCTGCAGTCAACCTGCAACAACTGCTCACTCGCTATTTCCAAGTTCCCGTTAACATTCAAACTAACGTAGGGTACTGGGTCGAAGTTGAAGAAGAGAAAACGCAAATTGGGATTATGGGCAACTACACACTTGGTGACGGTTTACTACTAGGTGACAAACTCTATGATGTGCAAAGTAAATTTCGAATTATTATTGGCCCACTTACGCTGTCAGCCTACCAATCATTCTTTAAAGACGGTATTAATACAGCCCGTTTACAAGAATGGGTTCGTTTATTTGCCGCAGAAGAATATGAATGGGATATCCAACCTATTCTGATGCAAAAAGAAGTTCCACTGATGGATTTAGGAGGAAACACTCGACTCGGCTTATCAACTTGGCTGGGGAATGTTTCCCGAAATGCAGAAGACTTGATTGTCAGCAATCATTAA
- the tssJ gene encoding type VI secretion system lipoprotein TssJ — MHGKLIKYISFAMISLMVSACASNHKPPKESDESGEKIDVQIIVSPDVNPNLVDQPSPIRLDLYQLSSDGEFKKANYFDLTNNAKETLGDKLIQQNQFMLHPDTVTVLPIKMDSHLKYLGVVASYRDLDNSQWRLILLKQKQRWYQFGKHYFYVNIGKNELYQLSKSEMQEMLKEYKERHPDNQLIKENGETRKNNSDLSKGILREE, encoded by the coding sequence ATGCATGGAAAACTGATAAAATATATATCATTTGCAATGATATCTTTGATGGTAAGCGCATGTGCGTCCAACCATAAACCGCCAAAAGAATCTGACGAAAGTGGAGAAAAAATTGATGTCCAAATTATAGTTTCTCCCGATGTCAATCCAAATTTAGTTGATCAACCCTCCCCTATCAGATTGGATTTGTATCAACTGTCATCTGATGGTGAATTTAAAAAAGCAAACTATTTTGATCTTACTAATAATGCTAAAGAAACTTTAGGTGATAAATTAATTCAACAAAACCAATTCATGTTACACCCTGATACAGTTACTGTATTACCTATCAAAATGGATTCCCACCTGAAATATTTAGGTGTTGTTGCCAGTTATCGTGATTTGGACAATAGTCAATGGAGATTGATTTTATTAAAACAAAAACAACGATGGTATCAGTTTGGTAAACACTATTTCTACGTGAATATTGGGAAAAATGAATTGTATCAATTATCGAAATCAGAGATGCAAGAAATGCTGAAAGAATATAAAGAGCGCCATCCTGATAATCAGCTCATCAAAGAAAATGGGGAAACTCGCAAGAACAATAGTGACCTTAGCAAAGGTATTTTGCGTGAGGAATAA